In the genome of Luteitalea pratensis, the window AGTTCCTCGAGCGGCGGTTCTCGCCGACGGCACGTTGGGTCCTCTCGCTCATCTCGCTCGTCGCCTACGTGCTGACCAAGATCGCGGTCGGCATCTTCGCAGGTGGCGTCGTGTTCGGGACGTTGTTGCCGGGGCTGCAGGTGAACATCGGCGGCACCGTCTTCAACAGCTTCTGGATCGGGTCGGTGGCGGTGGTGATCCTGACAGGCCTGTACACGGTCGTCGGGGGCATGCGTGCCGTGGCGTACACCGAGGCCGTGCAGACGGTCATCCTGCTGGTCGGCTCGCTGCTGCTGACGATCTTCGGCCTGCAGCGGCTCGGAGGCTGGGGCGAGCTGCGGACCGTGCTCGGGCCCGAGATGTTCAACCTGTGGAAGCCGCTCGTGCCTGCGGGCCTCGAGGGGACGTGGGCGCCCGTCCGCGAGGCCGGACGCATTGCCTGGTATTTCAACGGCGACTACCCGTGGCTGGGCATGCTGTTCTGCGCGCCGATCATCGGCCTGTGGTACTGGTGCACGGACCAGTACATCGTGCAACGCACGCTGGGAGCGCCGAGCGAGCGGGAGGCGCGCCGCGGCACCATCTTCGCCGCCTTCCTCAAGCTGCTGCCGGTGTTCATCTTCATCATCCCGGGCATGATCGCGCTGGCGCTGGCGCGGACCGGCCGCGTCGGCGGGCTCGCGATGATCGTCGGTCCGGATGGCCACGTGATCCCGCAGCAGGCACAGGCCGCGTTTCCGCTGATGGTGCAGCACGTGCTCCCCTCGGGCATACGCGGTATCGTCGTCGCGGGACTGCTGGCCGCGCTCATGAGTTCGCTGGCCGGCGCCTTCAATGCCTGCAGCACGCTGTTCACGATGGACTTCTACAAGCAGTTCCGCCCGCACGCCACGCAGGCGCAACTGGTCTGGGTCGGGCGCGTGGCGACGGTGGTGATGATCCTGATCGCCCTGGCGTGGATCCCCGTCATCCAGGGTGCGCGCGGCTTATACGAGTACCTGCAGGGCGTGCAGGGTTATCTGGCGCCGCCGATCGCGGCGGTGTTCTTCTTCGGCGTGTTCAACAAGCGCATCAACGCGCGTGGCTGCCTCGCGGCGCTGACGGTCGGCTTCGCACTCGGCGTCTTCCGGCTGGCCGTGGACACACCGGTCAGCCTCGGGATGAACGGGTATGCGACCGGTTACGCACCGGGCTCGTTCCTGTGGATCGTCAACAACATCTACTTCCAGTACTACAGCCTGCTGATCTTCCTGGTGTCGTCAGCGGTGCTGGTGATCGTGAGCTACACATCGGAAGCGCCCGATCCGGCGCAATTGCGCGACCTCACCTTCGCGACGATGACCGAAGAACATCGGCGCGAGTCGCGTGCGAGCTGGACGCGCATCGATGTCGTCAACTCGGGCGTCGTGGTGGCGCTGATTCTGGCCGCGTACCTGTACTTCAACGGGTGAGTCGGCGGCGACGAATACTGGTGGGGCGTCTCGAACATCAGGCGTTGATCACGCTCGAGGCTCGCGCGATAATACGCCCACCTCCCAATCTCGGTTCTTGACGAGCAGCTTGTTCGGTGGTCTCACCGCGTCCGCTGATTCTCGGTCCGGAAAGGAGTGCGTATGGACACAGCGCGCGGCTCGCGGGGGTACGAGCGGGCCGCGATTCTGGCGGTGATGGCAGGGTGGCTGACGCTCGCGGCCGACGCGCGCGCACAGTCGACCCGTGGATCGATTGCCGGCACGGTTCGAGATGAGCAGGGAGCGGTCATCCCCGGTGCAACGATCGCGCTGGTCAGCCCGCGCCGGAACGACACGCAGACGACGATCACCAACGCGGAAGGGGACTTCGAGTTTCTGAACCTGCTCCCCGACACCTACACGATCAAGGTGACGATGGACGGGTTCAAGACCGCCGAGCGGCAGACCGTCGTGCTCAACGCCAACGACCGTCTGGCGGTCGGTGACCTGACACTCGAGCTCGGTGCAGTGACCGATACGGTGACGGTGAGCAGCCGTGTCGTCGAGGTGCAGTCGCGCAGCGCCGAGCGCTCGTTCGCCGTCGATTCGACGGCCATCAGCAACCTCGCGGTGAACGGGCGAAGCCCGCTGGCGCTGACACGCCTCGCGCCCGGCATCGCCAACGCGCCGGCCGACGGGTCGAACCTGTTCTTCAACGTCAACGGTTCGCGCGGCGGCGTGCACAACCTGACCGTCGACGGCGTGAGCAACATGGATACGGGCAGCAACGGCGTGTCGGGCAACATCAATCTCGACGCCGTCGAAGAATTCAAGTTGCTCACGAACTCCTACCAGGCCGAGTACGGCCGTTCGTCGGGCGCCCAGGTGAGCGTCGTGACCAAGAGCGGCGGTCGCGACTATCGCGGATCGGCGTACTGGTACCGCCGCCACGAGGGCATGAACGCCAACTCGTGGATCAACAACCGCAACCGCGGCCGCGCGATCGCGACCGATCCCGATTCGCGCGTCGGTCTCAAGGCGATCAACCGCCAGGACGACCTCGGCTACACCATTGGCGGTCCCGTGCCGCTCGGTGGCTACAACAAGGACAGGAACCGCCTCTTCTTCTTCTTCGCCCAGGAGCATCAGCAGCGCTTCACGCCGCCGGTCGATCCGCGCCTCGTCAGGGTGCCGACCGAGCTCGAGCGGCGCGGCGACTTCTCGCAGAGCCTCGACAACACGGGCACGCTGTTTCCCTACATCAGGGACTACACGACAGGGCTGCCGTGCAATGCCAGCAATACGTCGGGCTGTTTCCAGGACGGTGGCGTCCTCGGCCGCATTCCCCAGAACCGCCTGTACCCGCAAGGCCTGGGCATCCTGAACATCTATCCGTCGCCGAACGATTCGGGCGCCGGCTACAACTTCTCGTCGCAACTGGCCGCCGACCTCGATCGCCGGGAGGACATCGTCCGCGTCGACTGGCAGGCGAGCAACGCGTGGCGCGTATACGGACGCTACTTCAACAACACGAACAACGGCGGTTCCGGGCTCGGGCCCTACGGCTTCGCGTCCGATCTGCCGCTGACGACGATCTCGGACATCCGCCCGGTCTACAACTACGCTCTCAGCGCGACCGGCGTGTTGACGCCCAGCCTGTTCCTCGAGATCACGGGCGGCACGGTACGCAACGACATCTTCATTCACGACGCCGACGGCACGTGGAACCGAACCGACCTCGGGCTGTCCAACCTCCCCCTGCTCTACCCGGGCGGCGTGAGGGACGACTATCCGCCACAGTTCATCTTCGGCGGCCGCTCCGGTACCAACCCGCGGATGACACCCCAGAGCTGGCCGTTCCGCAACTTCAACCAGAACTACGATTTCGTCGTGAACCTGACGAAGGCCTGGGGCCGTCACACCTCCAAGGTCGGCTTCTACACTCAGCACAGCCTGAAGGACCAGAGCGGCGGTGGTCCCAACAACGGCACCATCCAGTTCAACGACAACCCGAGCAACCCCTTCGACACCGGCTTCTCGTTCGCAAACGCCGCGACCGGCGTCTTCGACTTCTATGAACAGGCCAACATCTGGCCCGTCGGTGAATACCGCTACTGGAACGCCGAGTGGTACGTGCAGGACAACTGGAAGGTCAGCGATCGCATCACCGTGGACTATGGCCTGCGGTTCTACTGGATCCAGCCGCAGTACGATCAGGCCTTCCTGACGTCGAATTTCGTGCCGACGCTCTTCAGTCAGAGCCAGGCGGTCCGGCTCTACCAACCTGGCCTCGACACCCGTGGCACCCGCGTCGCGATCGATCCGGCAACCAGTCAGACCCTGAACGCGGCGTTCATCGGGCGCATCGTGCCCGACAGTGGCGACATCGCCAACGGCCTCCGCACCGGCATGTCCGACGACGTGGGCAAGTACCTGATTCAGGATCGGGGCATTCACTACGCGCCGCGCGCCGGCGTCACCTACGACCTGACCGGCCGACAGGACATCATCCTGCGCGTCGGCGGCGGCGTTTTCTACGATCGCTACCAGGGCAACCTCGCCTTCGGTCAGATCATCAACCCGCCGAACATCATCACGCCGAGGATCACCTGGAGTCGGCTGCCGGACGTCGCACCGTCGAACGCACTGCTCGCGCCGATCACGCTCAACGCGCTCAACGATGCGGGCGAGGTGCCGACCACCTACAACTACAACATCGGGGTCCAGAAGAAGCTGCCGCTGAACATGAT includes:
- a CDS encoding TonB-dependent receptor, producing MDTARGSRGYERAAILAVMAGWLTLAADARAQSTRGSIAGTVRDEQGAVIPGATIALVSPRRNDTQTTITNAEGDFEFLNLLPDTYTIKVTMDGFKTAERQTVVLNANDRLAVGDLTLELGAVTDTVTVSSRVVEVQSRSAERSFAVDSTAISNLAVNGRSPLALTRLAPGIANAPADGSNLFFNVNGSRGGVHNLTVDGVSNMDTGSNGVSGNINLDAVEEFKLLTNSYQAEYGRSSGAQVSVVTKSGGRDYRGSAYWYRRHEGMNANSWINNRNRGRAIATDPDSRVGLKAINRQDDLGYTIGGPVPLGGYNKDRNRLFFFFAQEHQQRFTPPVDPRLVRVPTELERRGDFSQSLDNTGTLFPYIRDYTTGLPCNASNTSGCFQDGGVLGRIPQNRLYPQGLGILNIYPSPNDSGAGYNFSSQLAADLDRREDIVRVDWQASNAWRVYGRYFNNTNNGGSGLGPYGFASDLPLTTISDIRPVYNYALSATGVLTPSLFLEITGGTVRNDIFIHDADGTWNRTDLGLSNLPLLYPGGVRDDYPPQFIFGGRSGTNPRMTPQSWPFRNFNQNYDFVVNLTKAWGRHTSKVGFYTQHSLKDQSGGGPNNGTIQFNDNPSNPFDTGFSFANAATGVFDFYEQANIWPVGEYRYWNAEWYVQDNWKVSDRITVDYGLRFYWIQPQYDQAFLTSNFVPTLFSQSQAVRLYQPGLDTRGTRVAIDPATSQTLNAAFIGRIVPDSGDIANGLRTGMSDDVGKYLIQDRGIHYAPRAGVTYDLTGRQDIILRVGGGVFYDRYQGNLAFGQIINPPNIITPRITWSRLPDVAPSNALLAPITLNALNDAGEVPTTYNYNIGVQKKLPLNMILDVAYVGSIQNHLIRRINLNAVPYGATFEPQNQDPTLSPSPTPGGSALPDDFLRPYRGFGNIGQSMFDANANYHGLQLQVDRRFSDGLFLNVNYTWSKALSRQDDDFSFSRIDEFDKQSNYAPATFDRRHIFNVNWVYELPRKESAGALLGGIINNWQLSGGYRWETGAPYTYGWTVAGVGNRNVTGSGSEGSRVVITGAYPSGHSGDPYGMIPYDILRPPAVGSIGLESSRNYMTRAAINNLDLSLQKAFPVFGESRALKIRVDAFNALNHTQFNDVNAAIQWQSMTNLTPVNLPYNAAGVLTNPSGFGAVTSVRPARVMQLLVRFDF
- a CDS encoding sodium:solute symporter encodes the protein MTGLDWGVVLLYFAGLAGITWWVMSKSRDTADDYFLAGRSLGWFVVGASIFASNIGSEHLVGLAGSGATSGVALAHYELHAWCLLVLGWVLVPFYMRSRVYTMPEFLERRFSPTARWVLSLISLVAYVLTKIAVGIFAGGVVFGTLLPGLQVNIGGTVFNSFWIGSVAVVILTGLYTVVGGMRAVAYTEAVQTVILLVGSLLLTIFGLQRLGGWGELRTVLGPEMFNLWKPLVPAGLEGTWAPVREAGRIAWYFNGDYPWLGMLFCAPIIGLWYWCTDQYIVQRTLGAPSEREARRGTIFAAFLKLLPVFIFIIPGMIALALARTGRVGGLAMIVGPDGHVIPQQAQAAFPLMVQHVLPSGIRGIVVAGLLAALMSSLAGAFNACSTLFTMDFYKQFRPHATQAQLVWVGRVATVVMILIALAWIPVIQGARGLYEYLQGVQGYLAPPIAAVFFFGVFNKRINARGCLAALTVGFALGVFRLAVDTPVSLGMNGYATGYAPGSFLWIVNNIYFQYYSLLIFLVSSAVLVIVSYTSEAPDPAQLRDLTFATMTEEHRRESRASWTRIDVVNSGVVVALILAAYLYFNG